The following are encoded in a window of Sutcliffiella horikoshii genomic DNA:
- a CDS encoding S8 family serine peptidase produces the protein MKRTKRQAISVLFIFVLLFSGLATQASAGFEYPEKTDPKLDMLKKGPAEQNIFDVFEQESNDPLYGEKVESSNPNEKVRLIVEVEDKGDASLSAQQIEKVKTSLVKARNVSGKVRHTYTEGFYGFSMDTTLGEAQKIQNMNGVKEVRIAKTYEHTVVNSKELVEAMNVWTKYNYRGQGMVVAIVDSGIDYRHEALTLSENGKEHAKLTQDTIQGKLDATEIADKWYTDKVPSGYDWADKDDDVIPAKNSHGTHVAGIVGAFEESQKKAVGVAPDVQLLAEKVFSDTRGYAYDDDIAAGIYHAVELGADVINLSLGSDAGSVDANDPVQRAIQYATEQGVLVVASAGNAAYSTKQNLLERSQLPLAKNPDIGLVGDPGITPYALQVASSENDLMKVDGFTLNDGSVLGYQIQPNIKKPIDHLDPTKEYEVVYVGEGLSADFKELESLEGKIVLSKPAKAYAFYSTVQVEANKKGAAAAIVIPPPGVSDYSSLYFSPYSIPAVTTEQEKGNKLVELLESGEKVTVQLSNEGLWVQNTATEPMSSFSSYGSPTDLSFKPEITAPGGKINSTVINNQYETMSGTSMSSPHVAAGGALLLQKYYQEWELPKTMETVLKAKNALMNTSMILTNPKHENTVYSPRRQGSGMMKIEQALSTPYLLQHVGVPLEQAASVALKEIDHTFDFTLNVEALNKNLVHPRHQYEIYVDVLTDEKETRAYEGVEREYLTLNSIPVENASIKINGKQQKEDSKFQYKPHRDDKVNISITLPKELSDGRFVEGYVRFVPKGSSVKELTNLSIPFMGYYGDWSAISNVDESPVNGDAYIGYTVLWNELLDLPLGYDGATGTFDADAIGVSPRSISSGAYPSFTALRNLKEMSLSIQDENGNTVSTIGNFEEFAEDGSPYPFRKNIMSYRNYYYSFEYPFWNSLDNEGNTLQDGQYYYVYTSTLDYEGAEPQETKIPIKVDTVAPVVQNLKVTEQQGGTYKITWDVEEEGTGYIGSMIWVNGSYKNLRDSKYEYISSVKPEIVMVSSIDAARNVGVGYVGNEALKHADPFINYLHVSGTNINENKPASITVFGYKRLDWHFVITDAEGNSLEEANIDNEHSIYGLRWTPDADYPEGDYYVTVTGTDETGLTLTSAPRKMTIKR, from the coding sequence ATGAAGCGAACCAAGCGACAAGCAATATCTGTTCTATTTATTTTTGTACTATTGTTCAGTGGGTTAGCAACGCAAGCGAGTGCCGGATTTGAGTATCCTGAGAAGACGGACCCTAAATTGGACATGCTGAAAAAAGGTCCAGCAGAGCAAAACATCTTTGATGTGTTTGAACAGGAGAGCAATGATCCTTTATATGGAGAAAAGGTAGAGTCATCTAATCCAAATGAAAAAGTGAGATTGATAGTCGAAGTAGAGGATAAGGGGGATGCCTCCTTATCAGCGCAGCAAATAGAAAAAGTGAAAACAAGTCTTGTTAAAGCTAGAAATGTTTCTGGGAAAGTAAGGCATACCTACACAGAAGGTTTTTACGGGTTCAGCATGGATACCACTCTAGGTGAAGCACAGAAAATACAGAACATGAACGGTGTAAAGGAAGTCCGTATCGCCAAAACTTATGAGCATACTGTTGTAAACAGCAAGGAACTAGTAGAAGCGATGAATGTATGGACAAAATACAACTATCGTGGGCAAGGGATGGTTGTTGCAATCGTCGACTCCGGAATAGATTATCGTCATGAGGCGTTGACGCTATCTGAGAATGGAAAAGAACATGCAAAGCTTACACAGGATACTATTCAGGGAAAATTGGATGCCACGGAAATCGCTGATAAATGGTACACAGACAAGGTACCTTCAGGCTATGACTGGGCAGATAAAGATGATGATGTTATCCCAGCAAAGAACTCTCATGGTACACATGTGGCAGGAATTGTTGGAGCATTTGAAGAGTCCCAGAAAAAAGCGGTAGGGGTAGCACCAGATGTGCAGTTGTTAGCCGAAAAAGTTTTCTCGGATACGAGAGGCTATGCGTATGATGATGATATTGCAGCAGGAATCTACCATGCTGTGGAGCTTGGTGCAGATGTCATTAACTTAAGTTTAGGATCGGATGCAGGCAGTGTAGACGCGAATGATCCAGTTCAGCGTGCAATCCAGTATGCAACAGAACAAGGGGTGCTGGTTGTCGCTTCAGCTGGAAATGCAGCGTACAGCACTAAACAAAATCTCTTGGAGCGATCTCAGCTACCACTGGCAAAGAACCCTGATATTGGGCTTGTTGGAGATCCTGGTATAACGCCTTATGCCCTCCAGGTGGCCTCTTCTGAAAATGACTTAATGAAGGTAGATGGATTTACTTTAAATGATGGTAGTGTGCTAGGTTATCAGATTCAGCCGAACATCAAGAAACCGATTGATCATCTAGATCCAACAAAGGAATATGAGGTCGTCTATGTAGGAGAGGGGTTATCGGCAGATTTTAAAGAACTGGAATCCTTGGAAGGAAAAATAGTCCTCTCCAAACCAGCAAAGGCCTATGCCTTTTATTCTACAGTACAAGTAGAAGCAAACAAGAAGGGAGCGGCAGCAGCAATCGTCATTCCACCACCAGGAGTATCGGATTATTCTTCCCTTTATTTTAGCCCATATTCCATTCCTGCCGTCACCACTGAACAGGAAAAAGGGAATAAGCTTGTTGAACTTTTAGAAAGTGGAGAAAAGGTGACTGTTCAATTGTCTAATGAAGGCCTATGGGTACAGAATACAGCAACGGAGCCTATGTCTTCCTTTTCCTCCTATGGCTCACCTACCGATCTAAGTTTTAAACCGGAAATTACAGCACCAGGTGGAAAAATTAACTCCACGGTCATCAATAACCAATACGAAACGATGAGTGGAACCTCGATGTCGAGCCCGCATGTTGCTGCTGGAGGTGCCCTCTTGCTTCAAAAGTATTATCAAGAGTGGGAGCTTCCTAAAACAATGGAAACAGTTTTGAAAGCCAAAAATGCACTTATGAATACATCGATGATCTTAACCAATCCAAAGCATGAAAACACGGTATATTCACCACGCAGACAAGGATCAGGTATGATGAAAATCGAGCAAGCGCTTTCAACTCCATACTTGCTTCAGCATGTAGGAGTGCCGCTTGAACAAGCCGCTTCTGTCGCACTGAAAGAGATTGACCATACTTTTGACTTTACGTTAAATGTCGAAGCGTTAAACAAAAATCTTGTTCACCCAAGACATCAATATGAAATCTATGTCGATGTTTTGACAGATGAAAAAGAAACGAGAGCTTATGAGGGAGTAGAAAGAGAGTATTTAACGTTAAATTCTATTCCTGTGGAAAATGCTTCCATTAAGATTAATGGAAAACAACAAAAAGAAGACAGCAAGTTCCAATACAAGCCACATCGTGATGACAAAGTGAACATTTCGATCACCTTGCCAAAGGAACTTAGTGATGGCCGCTTTGTTGAAGGATATGTACGTTTTGTTCCGAAAGGGAGCTCTGTGAAAGAGTTAACCAATTTGTCCATTCCTTTCATGGGCTATTATGGTGATTGGAGTGCCATCTCTAATGTGGATGAAAGCCCAGTCAACGGCGATGCTTATATTGGCTATACAGTACTGTGGAATGAATTACTGGACTTGCCACTAGGATACGATGGAGCTACTGGAACCTTTGATGCGGATGCAATAGGGGTATCCCCAAGATCTATCAGTTCAGGTGCTTACCCTTCATTTACAGCTCTGCGTAATCTGAAGGAAATGTCCTTAAGCATTCAGGATGAGAACGGAAACACGGTATCTACTATCGGAAACTTCGAAGAGTTCGCAGAAGATGGAAGCCCATACCCGTTCCGCAAAAATATCATGAGCTACCGGAATTACTATTATTCTTTTGAATATCCTTTCTGGAACTCTCTTGATAACGAAGGAAACACACTTCAAGATGGACAATACTACTATGTATATACTAGCACTCTTGACTATGAAGGTGCAGAGCCACAAGAAACGAAAATACCAATAAAAGTGGACACAGTCGCACCGGTAGTGCAAAACTTGAAAGTGACCGAACAGCAAGGTGGGACCTATAAGATTACTTGGGATGTGGAAGAAGAGGGAACAGGTTATATCGGAAGCATGATTTGGGTGAATGGGTCCTATAAAAATCTCAGAGATAGCAAGTACGAATATATTTCTTCTGTTAAACCTGAGATCGTAATGGTATCCTCTATCGATGCTGCCAGAAATGTAGGGGTTGGCTATGTCGGTAATGAAGCATTGAAACACGCGGATCCATTTATCAACTACCTTCACGTATCAGGCACAAATATTAATGAAAACAAACCAGCATCCATCACCGTCTTCGGCTATAAACGACTTGACTGGCACTTTGTCATTACAGATGCTGAAGGGAACTCCCTGGAAGAAGCAAACATTGATAATGAACACTCCATATATGGCCTACGTTGGACTCCTGACGCAGACTATCCAGAAGGAGACTACTACGTAACCGTAACAGGTACAGACGAAACTGGATTGACCTTAACTTCTGCACCAAGAAAAATGACAATAAAGAGATAG